The proteins below are encoded in one region of Paraburkholderia aromaticivorans:
- a CDS encoding SDR family NAD(P)-dependent oxidoreductase: MTARTQPYVALVTGASRGAGKGIALALAASGATVYVTGRTQREGDAPLPGTVHATAIEIDKLGGKGIALTCDHADDQQVAEVFEHIRHGSGQLDILVNNATTLHDQLIRLAPFWEKPLALVDILDVGLRSAYVASWHAAQMMAAQGSGLIAFTSSFGASCYMHGAAYGAQKAGVDKFAKDMAVDLKPYGVAAVSIWMGMLQTERTARVIAAHPEQYAGFSERAETPQFTGRLIDALYRDPQRMQKSGMVLVGAELAHEYGIAELDGRRPPSHREALGGPVQAHPAIVA; this comes from the coding sequence ATGACTGCACGGACACAACCCTATGTCGCCCTCGTCACCGGCGCCTCGCGCGGCGCCGGCAAAGGCATCGCGCTCGCACTTGCGGCAAGCGGCGCAACCGTCTACGTGACCGGCCGCACGCAACGCGAAGGCGACGCGCCTTTGCCCGGCACGGTGCACGCGACGGCAATCGAAATCGACAAACTGGGCGGCAAGGGCATCGCCCTGACCTGCGATCACGCCGACGACCAGCAAGTCGCGGAAGTCTTCGAACACATTCGCCATGGCAGTGGGCAGCTGGATATTCTCGTCAACAACGCCACCACGTTGCACGATCAACTGATCCGCCTCGCGCCGTTCTGGGAGAAGCCGCTCGCTCTCGTCGACATTCTCGACGTCGGCTTGCGATCCGCGTATGTGGCGAGCTGGCACGCCGCGCAAATGATGGCCGCGCAAGGCAGCGGCCTGATCGCGTTCACCTCCTCGTTCGGCGCGAGTTGCTATATGCACGGCGCGGCCTACGGTGCGCAGAAAGCCGGCGTCGATAAATTCGCCAAGGATATGGCCGTCGATCTGAAACCGTATGGCGTGGCCGCGGTGTCGATCTGGATGGGCATGCTGCAAACGGAGCGCACCGCGCGCGTGATCGCCGCGCATCCCGAGCAATATGCGGGGTTCAGTGAACGGGCGGAGACGCCTCAATTCACCGGGCGTCTGATCGATGCGCTGTATCGCGATCCGCAACGGATGCAAAAGTCGGGCATGGTGCTGGTCGGCGCCGAGCTTGCGCACGAGTACGGCATCGCCGAACTCGACGGACGACGGCCGCCGTCGCATCGCGAAGCATTGGGCGGCCCCGTGCAGGCGCATCCGGCTATCGTTGCGTGA
- a CDS encoding amidase produces the protein MSVDLSLIERSACEVVDLLREEAVSPHDLLDTLAAQVARLEPQVNALPTLCFERAHAHADALLKKPVAERGVLCGLPVPIKDLTDVAGVRTTRGSLVYRDRVPETSDAGVTLLEARGGVVYAKSNTPEFGSGGHTYNSVFGVTRNPWNPALSAGGSSGGAAAALASGTAWVAQGSDLAGSLRTPSAFCGVVGLRPTPGRVAYGPVANPYDTLGIHGPMARNVTDAALLLDAMCGEVEGAPLSLREPATSFLDHARRPQRPARVAFSEGLGIATVEPEILAICRKTMERLSADGICVEESDLDLSAATQAFHTLRGIAYATNYEDVLAQHRDVLNPNVIWNIEFGLQLDNRAMRSAQRTRTDLFYKLNALLQRHDVLICPASIVLPFPVEARDIRDAVGQHFETYIDWLAITYALTLTGMPVIAIPCGMSASGLPVGIQIVGKPRGEAALLSAARAIEEIIGTWATDKPQVF, from the coding sequence ATGTCCGTCGATCTCAGTCTGATTGAGCGAAGCGCGTGCGAAGTCGTCGATCTGTTGCGCGAGGAAGCGGTGAGTCCGCACGACCTGCTCGACACGCTGGCAGCGCAGGTGGCGCGCCTCGAACCGCAGGTCAACGCGCTGCCCACGCTTTGTTTCGAGCGCGCGCATGCTCATGCCGATGCGTTGCTGAAAAAGCCCGTGGCCGAGCGCGGCGTGCTGTGCGGCCTGCCGGTGCCGATCAAGGATCTGACCGACGTGGCCGGCGTGCGCACCACGCGCGGTTCGCTGGTCTACCGCGACCGCGTGCCGGAAACATCGGATGCCGGCGTGACCTTGCTCGAAGCGCGCGGCGGCGTGGTCTACGCAAAATCCAACACGCCGGAGTTCGGCTCTGGCGGCCATACCTATAACAGTGTGTTCGGCGTGACGCGCAATCCGTGGAATCCGGCGCTTTCGGCGGGCGGTTCGTCCGGCGGCGCGGCGGCCGCGCTGGCGTCGGGTACGGCGTGGGTCGCGCAGGGCTCCGATCTGGCGGGATCGCTGCGCACGCCTTCGGCGTTCTGCGGCGTGGTCGGCTTGCGGCCGACGCCGGGCCGCGTCGCGTACGGTCCGGTCGCCAATCCCTACGACACGCTCGGCATCCACGGACCGATGGCGCGCAACGTGACCGACGCTGCGCTGCTGCTCGATGCGATGTGCGGCGAAGTCGAGGGCGCGCCGTTGTCGCTGCGCGAGCCGGCGACCTCGTTCCTCGATCATGCGCGCCGGCCGCAGCGCCCAGCGCGCGTCGCGTTCAGCGAAGGGCTCGGCATCGCCACCGTGGAGCCGGAAATCCTGGCGATCTGCCGCAAGACAATGGAACGGCTTTCGGCGGATGGCATTTGCGTCGAGGAGAGCGATCTCGATCTGAGCGCGGCGACGCAGGCGTTTCACACGCTGCGCGGCATTGCCTACGCAACGAATTACGAAGACGTGCTGGCGCAGCACCGCGACGTGCTGAATCCCAACGTGATCTGGAACATCGAGTTCGGTCTGCAACTGGACAACCGGGCGATGCGTTCGGCGCAGCGCACGCGCACAGATCTCTTCTACAAGCTGAATGCGCTGTTGCAGCGTCATGACGTGCTGATCTGTCCGGCCTCGATCGTGCTGCCGTTCCCGGTCGAAGCTCGCGATATCCGCGACGCGGTCGGCCAGCACTTCGAGACTTACATCGACTGGCTCGCCATCACGTATGCGCTGACGCTCACCGGCATGCCGGTCATCGCGATTCCATGCGGCATGAGTGCGAGCGGGCTGCCCGTCGGCATCCAGATCGTCGGCAAGCCGCGTGGCGAGGCGGCGTTGCTCTCGGCGGCGCGCGCGATCGAAGAGATCATCGGCACCTGGGCCACGGATAAGCCGCAAGTCTTCTGA
- a CDS encoding ABC transporter permease: protein MNIYAIRAIYKFEMARTWRTLMQSIIAPVISTSLYFVVFGAAIGSRIKEVDGISYGAFIVPGLIMLSLLSQSISNASFGIYFPRFTGTIYELLSAPVSYLEIVVSYVGAAATKSILLGLIILATAGLFVPLQVQHPFWMILFLVLTAVTFSLLGFIIGIWADSFEKLQLVPLLIITPLTFLGGSFYAVNMLPPFWKVVTLFNPIVYLVSGFRWSFYGLADVNVEVSLGMTALFLAVFLLIVAWIFKTGYRLKT, encoded by the coding sequence ATGAACATCTACGCGATTCGCGCGATCTACAAGTTCGAGATGGCGCGCACCTGGCGCACGCTGATGCAGAGCATCATCGCACCGGTGATTTCGACATCGCTTTACTTCGTCGTGTTCGGCGCGGCGATCGGTTCGCGCATCAAGGAAGTGGACGGCATCAGTTACGGCGCGTTTATCGTGCCGGGTTTGATCATGCTGTCGCTGCTGTCGCAAAGCATTTCGAATGCGTCGTTCGGGATTTACTTTCCGCGCTTTACCGGCACGATCTACGAGTTGCTGTCGGCGCCGGTGTCGTATCTGGAGATCGTCGTGAGTTATGTGGGCGCGGCGGCCACCAAATCGATTCTGCTCGGGCTGATCATTCTCGCGACGGCGGGATTGTTCGTGCCGCTGCAAGTGCAGCATCCGTTCTGGATGATCCTGTTTCTCGTGCTCACGGCGGTGACGTTCAGTTTGCTCGGTTTCATTATCGGTATTTGGGCGGATAGCTTCGAGAAGCTGCAACTCGTGCCGCTCCTGATCATCACGCCGCTGACTTTTCTCGGTGGCAGTTTCTATGCGGTCAATATGCTGCCGCCGTTCTGGAAGGTCGTGACGCTGTTCAATCCGATCGTCTATCTGGTCAGCGGATTTCGCTGGAGCTTCTATGGTCTCGCCGATGTGAATGTCGAGGTGAGCCTCGGCATGACTGCGCTGTTTTTGGCCGTGTTTTTGTTGATCGTTGCGTGGATCTTCAAGACTGGTTACCGGCTCAAGACCTGA